The region TCGGCGTGTCGGTCTCGGGCGAAAGGACGTGCACACGGTAACCCATTCGCCGTGCGGCGATGGCAAACATGCGTCCGAGTTGACCGCTGCCAAGTACGCCAAGGGTTGCCCCAGGTAAGATTGGTTCGCTCACAGTTGGGAATCCTCCAGCACTTTATCGGTTTGTTCTTGCTGGAATTGAGCCAGTTTCTTTTGTAGCTCTGAATCGGTCGTCGCGAGAATCCGAACGGCCAGCAGGCCGGCGTTCTTCGCCCCTGCGTCCCCGATGGCAAGCGTGCCGACAGGAATTCCGCCAGGCATTTGCACGATCGAAAGGAGCGAGTCGAGACCTGACAAAGCTCGGCTTTTCACCGGAACGCCCAAAACAGGAAGCGTTGTTTGCGATGCAACCATTCCAGGAAGATGGGCCGCGCCGCCAGCACCGGCGATGATGATTTTGATGCCACGACTTTCGGCGGTGGTCGCATATTCGTTCATCCACGCCGGCGTGCGATGGGCGGAGACAACCCGCTTCTCGTAAGGGACATCGAACGATTCCAAAATATCACAGGCATTTTGCATCGTCTCCCAATCAGACTTGCTGCCCATGATGACGCCCACCAGCGGCTGATTTGCTTGGGACATTCCTGGCTCTCTCTTTCGTCGTGGTCGGACTCGTATCCCCGCAGACGGGGCGATACTCCAAAGGACAAATGGTAACCCGAATCGCGACTTTTCGCACCGGGATGACCTCGTCTGAGAAAGGAAAAACCAAGATGCGCCAGGCGTTTTTTACGGAAAACCGTTCAACTTGCCAGGCCGAAAACTTCCGATCGGCGCATAGAAAAGCGGCGAAGCTCGGGGGAAGCTTCGCCGCTCCGGGGGGCTGAATCAATTTTTACGAATCTTACTCACTTGGCTGCTCGTCGTGCGGCATATCGCGAATGACGTGCAAAGCCAGTTTCCCGACGACATGCCCACCTTCGCTTTTGCGGTGGGCCGCGGCTACTTCGCTGAGCGGGAAGACCGTATCAAGAATCGTACGCAGCTTGCCTTCATTGGCCATCGCCGCGAGTGATTTGAGGATGTCGCCGTCAGGGCGTGCGAGAACCATGTGGCATGACTGCTTTTGAAGCTTCGACAGCATCGAAAAGCCAACACGCTCGACCGAAGGTAGCGTCGCAATGTAATGTCCGACCGGTTTCATAATTCGGCGACACTCTAGGAACGACGATTTGCTGACTGCGTCGAACACGATGTCGAACGATCGGCCGATGCGTGTGAAATCGGTGGCGTGATAATCAATCACGTGATCAGCGCCCAAGTCTTCGACAAGGCCATGATTATCCGCACTGCAAACTGCCGTCACATTCGCGCCCAGCGCTTTGGCGATTTGGACAGCGTAAGTTCCGACGCCGCCTGATGCACCGTTGATCAGCACGTCATCGCCTGCGTGCAGCTTTCCAAGTTTCACGAGGGCTTTCCACGCCGTTGTCCCAGCAAGTGGAATACATGCTGCTTCTTCAAACGACATGCTGTTTGGCTTCTTGGCAACGAACTTCGCATCGACCGATAGAAATTCCGCGTAGCCACCACCCATAATGTGGTTTGAAAACGCCATCACCTCATCGCCGACGTTCCAGCCTTGTTGCTTGGCACTGTACCCTACTTCCACAATCTCGCCAGCGACATCAAAGCCGAGAATGGCAGGCAGTTGTTCTGGAAGTACCCACTTCAACATTCCTTGGCGGATCTTCCAGTCGATCGGGTTGACGCTCGCGGCGTGAACTCGGATCAGTACGTCGTCAGCGGTGATTTTCGGACGGTCAACGCTGTCGATCTTCAGATATTCTTCTCCGCCGTAAGCTTCGAGGATGGCGGCTTGCATGGTTCCGGTTTTCACTTGAGGTTCTACTTCGGCGGTAGCCATATTGCGTCTCCTTAATGTTCGGTTTCGATTGAGCGGTTGCTTAGCTGTGCGACGCGTTGTAGCTAGGTGGGTCGCTCGCGGGGAAAGATTCTTCCAAGGCTTCTTGAACCTCATCGAACTGACGTTCCTTTGGTTCGCTGATCGAGGGCGATTCGCGATGTCGAGTCGGCTCAGCCGTCAGCGATGTAATTAGCACCGCGCTGTCTTCTTTGGCTTCCAACCGAAATGGAGAGCCGGCCGAAACATGAATGATTTGGTTCGGTTGTAAACAGTGCTCATGCTCGTTTACGACAGCATCCACTTTTCCAGTCACGCAGAAGATCAGTACTTCGCCTGCGGAGGCGTGTGTTCCCAAGTGATCGTTCGCCTTCAGTGGCAAGTATCTAGCATCCGCACGAAAGGACGCGTTCGCATCGGATGGCAGCGCGACGACCGGCGTCGGCTCGCCGAGACCAGGCAGATCTCGTGTATCGATAGGATTGGATGCGGTGGACATGGCAAACTCCTTCATTGAATTCGTATTCCAACCATGAAGGTGCACATCTCGTACCAATCTTAATGGCGAACGGCACTAGAGAGGGGAGAGTAGATCTTGCCGGAAAAATTAGCGTCTTTGGCGGCATGGAAGCCGAAAAGCAGTCCCTCAAAATCGAAAGAAATTGGACGCGGCAAGCGCATCGTGACCGGCGGCAAACCAATGAGCCAATTGGTTTGGATCAGATTCTAAGGCAGCTATTCCGGTTTCAGTCCCCAGCCACCTCCGCCGGGAGATTCGAGAATTAAAACATCGCCGGCACTGACCTGAACGCTGATTGTGTTCGGCAAAGGCTCGTCGGGCCGATTGGCTCGTCGCAGGTAATTTTGCCCGCAAGCTCCAGGCTCGCCCTGCTTCAAGCCGTAAGGAGCATAAGGGCCGCGACGCTGCGTCAGCAACGAAAGATCGAGCGGTTTGAGAAATTCGATCTCGCGGATAATGCCATCGCCGCCGCGGTGTTTGCCAGCGCCTCCCGAGCCACGCCGAATTGCAAACCGACGGATCCGAGCCGGAAAGCGAAGCTCGAAAACTTCCGCATCGGTTAAGCGCGTGTTCGTCATGTGCGTATGGACGGCCGAAGCCCCGTTGGCTTTCGGGGTGGCGCCGGCTCCACCGCAGATTGTTTCGTAATAACCAAATGTCGCGTCGCCGAAAGTCAGGTTGTTCATCGTTCCCTGGCTTGCGGCCGCCATGCCGAGTGCACCCAGCAGAACATCAACGATTCGTTGTGATGTCTCGACGTTGCCCCCTGCGACCGCCGCACACTGACGAGGTGTTTCCCGTCGGGGTGGATTGAGAAAGCATTCCGGCAGAATGATTGTCACCGGTTCAAGGACACCTTGGTTGAGCGGTATGTCTTCGTTCAACAAGCACCGCAAACAGTACATGACCGCTGCTGTAACGATCGCTCGATTGGCGTTCAAGTTGCCAGGCAAAACAGGACCTGTGCCGGTAAAATCGATCGTTGCTGTTTCCTCGTCCAGATCAATAACAACGCAAAGCGGTGAGCCATCGTCGAGGTGATCGGTGAATTGGTAGCGACCGGACGGAATGCCAGAAAGTGTCAGACGCGTCTTGCGTGCCGCGGCTGCTTGGATATGTCCGGCATAAGCAATCACCATGTCCAAGCCATATTGATGGACCATCCGTTGAAGGTCTTCCAAGCCATGATGATTCGCCGCGATCTGAGCCGCGATATCGGCCAGGTTGTCCGAGGGCTTTCGCGAAGGGTAGGGAGCCTCGGTCAAAATCGTTTCCATTTCCTGCCACCGAGGAGTGCCCGCGTCGATTAACTTGAAGTTGTCGATCAGGACGCCTTCTTCCGCCAGGTTGGTCGAGCCAGACGGCATCGAACCGGCGGCGATGCCCCCGATCTCGGCATGATGGGCCCTGCTTGCTGCGAAGAAGCTTGGCGCGGAATCTTTTTCGCCAACGAAAACCGGAGTGATCACCGTCACGTCCGGAAGGTGTGATCCACCATGGTAAGGATCGTTCGTCACGAACACATCGCCCAGACGCATTTGCGGATGCTTGTCGATGGTTGCTTTCACCGTTTCCGACATCGCCCCCAAATGCACCGGAATATGAGGCGCGTTAGCAATCAGGTCACCAGCCGCGGTAAACAGCGCGCAGCTGAAATCGAGTCGTTCTTTCACGTTCACGCTGACGGATGTGTTTTGCAACGCGACACCCATCTGCTCGGCGATTGCCGCGAACTGATTGTTTAAAATCTCGAGCAAGATCGGATCGGCCGTTGTCAAGTCGCTAGACGTCGGTGCGATCTGGCTAGAGGCGACATCGTTGTTGGCAACACGACGAGCAATCAGTTCGCCACCGCTGAGCATTTCGGCTTCCCAGCCAGGGTCGATCACTGTCGTCGCGAGCGGTTCCGAAATCAACGCGGGGCCCAGCAGTTTCGCGCCAGGGTGAAGCGTGTCTCGGTCGTACACACCGGTTTCGATCGGCTGGCCATCGAAAAGCAACGAGACGCTTCGAAGCGGTCGGGCTTCGTAAGTCTCGACGGTGTGACTGAGTGGTTTCTCCTGGGCACCGCGACTGATCGCTTCGACCCTCGCCGCGACGACTTCAATGGTTTGCTCTTGGCGATCGTACCCATAACGCAGTCGGTGCTCGGCATGGTACCGACCAGCGAGCGTCTCAAGCGGTACGGCATCGATGACTAACGAAGACTCCAGCCCCCGATAACGTAGTTCGATCTGCTGCCGATAGCTGATCGTGTCGCAGGTAATGCCCTCTTGCTGCAGTTGGGCTGTGGCGGAGTCTTTCAATTGATCGAGTGCTGCGACGAGTTTGGAAGCTGCTACTTCCAGCGGCTGATAGAACGGAGACGTTGCGAACCGCGTGGTGTCAGCCGCTCCAATTCCGACGGCGCTTAAGATGCCGGCGCTGGGATGAAACAGCAGCTGTTCCGCCCCCAGGATATCCGCCACTGCACAAGCATGCTGCCCAGCGGCTCCGCCGAAAGGGACCAGTAGGTAAGCACGTGGGTCATAGCCTTTAGCGACTGAGATCGTACGAATCGCTTCCGCGATGTTGGCGTTGGCAATTTTCAGGAAGCCTGCCGCGAGCTCTTGCGGCGAATGTTCGATTCCAGTCGTCTCGCGGACTTGCTCACAAACTTCCTGCAAGCGTCGATTGACTGCCTCGGCATCCAGCGGGAAGGGGAGCCGGGCCGCCTGCAGTTTGCCGAGTGCGAAGTTAATGTCCGTCACTGTCAAAGGACCGCCTCGACCGTAACAAGCTGGCCCTGGATCGGCCCCGGCACTCGCTGGCCCGACAACCAGTTTGACGCCATCGAATCCGCAAATCGAACCGCCACCGGCAGCGACCGTTTCGATGGCCATCATCGGCGTGACGATTCGGACGCCAGCTTTCTCCGTCTCAAACTGCCGCTCGTACGTTCCATCGAAACGTGAAACGTCGGTGCTGGTTCCCCCCATGTCAAAGCCGATTGCTTTCTCAAATCCGGCAATCTTTGCCGCGGCGGCAAAGCCGACAACGCCCCCGGCCGGCCCCGACAAGATGCTGTCTTTGCCAGAGAATGAACCCGCTTCGATCAGTCCTCCGGCCGAAGTGAGCAGACGCAGGTGGCTACCTTCGCCCAGCTTGGACTGAATTCGAGCGATGTACGTTTGCAAAACCGGATTGAGATACGCATCGACGACGGTCGTATCGCCGCGCGAAACAATTTTGATCAGCGGAGCAACGTCGTGCGAAAGGCTGACCTCCTCGAAACCAACCTCCCTCGCAATCTCGGCAGCGCGTAGTTCATCCTTCGGCTCGCGATAGGCGTGCAGAAAGCAGATCGCCAGCGAACGAATTCCTTTCTGATGCAGCGCGATAAGCTTCCCACGAAGATCGTCTTCATCCAGTGGCAATAGCGTGTGACCGCTGGCGTCGAGACGCTGTTTCGCTTCGATAACTTGCGAGACAAGCGAGGTTGGTTTACGGATGTCGAGCTGAAACAAGTGAGGCCGGCTTTGCGTACCGATCTCGAGAATGTCGGCGAAACCTTCGGTGATAACCAGGCCAACTTCCGCTCCGTTTCGAGTCAGCAGCGCGTTCGTGCCACGTGTCGTTCCCAGGCGGACGTTGACGTTAGGAATCGTTTCCGAGAGCGGAAGTCCCAGCAGGTAGCGTATCGCCAACAGGGGAGCTTCTTCGTTGCCGGTTAACTGGTAAACGGTTCCATTCAGGGGGAGTTCGCTGAGCGGTGTTTCCAGCTCGAGTGTGCCTGATTGGGGATCGAAGCGAGTCACCGTTCGCTGGTCGGTAATGCTTCCATCGGCCGCCAGCAGTTGCAAAGAATACCCACGCCAAACATCGGCTGGGTCAGCCATTCGCAGGGGATCGACAATTTCCGAAAGCGTGCTGCCTGCTTCGACGGTTCCTTGCATGCACCCGGAACTAAGCACTTTCTGGCGTCGCTCCGGCTTGCCTGATAACGACATCAAGCAGTCGGTGAAAGTACCTCCGACGTCAATCCAAAACTCTGGTCGCATTCGCTCGCCGCAATATCTACTGAAGTCTCAAAGAAGGGTTCTGCTTTGCATGATAAGCCAATTGGCATCGCTGGCGAAGTATGACGAATTATCAAATCCGTGGGTGGTCCCGGTTTTCAGATTAGTGTATCCATGAATTGTCGATCGGTTTCATTATCGAGCGCAAAAAAGAAGCTGGCAGCCGATCGATTCGACTGCCAGCTCTTGCGACGCACGCATGAACTCGTTTAAGCAACGCCTACGGAGATGGATCTGCCGCGGAAGTGGCCACGTAAAGGCTCTTCGACATCTCGAACAGCTTTTGATAGGTGTTCTCATTGCCTGGTTCCGGCGGAGCGAATTCGACCCCGTTACGAACCATGTAGGAAAGGAGCGACGTCAGGTTCTTCCCGTCGACCGACGGATTGTAGCCATTCATCACCAACGCTCCGTCTGCTTTGCCGACACGCTTCAACCGGCGAACGGCATGCGAAAGGCTTTGCAGGTGCTGTTCCGATTCGCGATAGATGTAATATTCGGCGACCCCTTTACGAGCCATGGCCTGGCCATCAACTTCCTGCAGGAACTTGTTCGCCAACGCGAGGATCGAGTTTTCGAGTTTGTCGATCAGCTTCGGATCGATTTCCGTTTGTCGCGATGCGGCTTGGCGAACTTCTTCCAAGTTGGCCTCAATGGCCTGGCGGTCTTCTTTGAACTTTTCGTCTTGCAGCAAATGTGGCCACCACTGGAAGCTACCCAGCTTGCCGGTATCGGCGCGGAACGTGCCGGTCTCGCCGCGGACGTTGGTCAACTTCAAGTTGATGTTGGACAAGTCTTGCGGAGTAAGCTGGAATCGGGCCATCAGTTCTGCCACGTCGATGTCGTCGTTCAAGTAATCAAACGAAAGGACGCTCGATCGCAACGCTTCCTTCATGGTGTTCAGTGCGGCACCATTGGTGACTCCTTCCCCGGTCAGATCGGGGTGGTCGACAATTCTTCGCAGGGCCTTGGCTTTTTGCGAATCAGCTTCATCCAAGTGGTTCTTCAGAACTTTCGCGTCGCGAAGAGCTCGGCGGTCGAAGTAAATCTCGACCGCTTTCAGCGCGTTGTCGAGTTCTTTATCGTACGCTTCGGCCGCGATTTGCCGAGCCGTTTGATAATCGACGGCCGCTTCTCCCTGGGCGCGAATCAGTTCCGCTTGTCCGAAAACGAGGCCCACTTCCATGTGCGGCGAACGCGAATAGTAGTAGGGGCGTACGTCATCTTCCACGACGACTTGTGCCTGAACGGCAGCCATCGGGGCAGCCAGCACGGCAACGGTCAAACAAAACTGAACGGCTCGGTGGGACAT is a window of Bremerella sp. TYQ1 DNA encoding:
- a CDS encoding hydantoinase B/oxoprolinase family protein, with translation MRPEFWIDVGGTFTDCLMSLSGKPERRQKVLSSGCMQGTVEAGSTLSEIVDPLRMADPADVWRGYSLQLLAADGSITDQRTVTRFDPQSGTLELETPLSELPLNGTVYQLTGNEEAPLLAIRYLLGLPLSETIPNVNVRLGTTRGTNALLTRNGAEVGLVITEGFADILEIGTQSRPHLFQLDIRKPTSLVSQVIEAKQRLDASGHTLLPLDEDDLRGKLIALHQKGIRSLAICFLHAYREPKDELRAAEIAREVGFEEVSLSHDVAPLIKIVSRGDTTVVDAYLNPVLQTYIARIQSKLGEGSHLRLLTSAGGLIEAGSFSGKDSILSGPAGGVVGFAAAAKIAGFEKAIGFDMGGTSTDVSRFDGTYERQFETEKAGVRIVTPMMAIETVAAGGGSICGFDGVKLVVGPASAGADPGPACYGRGGPLTVTDINFALGKLQAARLPFPLDAEAVNRRLQEVCEQVRETTGIEHSPQELAAGFLKIANANIAEAIRTISVAKGYDPRAYLLVPFGGAAGQHACAVADILGAEQLLFHPSAGILSAVGIGAADTTRFATSPFYQPLEVAASKLVAALDQLKDSATAQLQQEGITCDTISYRQQIELRYRGLESSLVIDAVPLETLAGRYHAEHRLRYGYDRQEQTIEVVAARVEAISRGAQEKPLSHTVETYEARPLRSVSLLFDGQPIETGVYDRDTLHPGAKLLGPALISEPLATTVIDPGWEAEMLSGGELIARRVANNDVASSQIAPTSSDLTTADPILLEILNNQFAAIAEQMGVALQNTSVSVNVKERLDFSCALFTAAGDLIANAPHIPVHLGAMSETVKATIDKHPQMRLGDVFVTNDPYHGGSHLPDVTVITPVFVGEKDSAPSFFAASRAHHAEIGGIAAGSMPSGSTNLAEEGVLIDNFKLIDAGTPRWQEMETILTEAPYPSRKPSDNLADIAAQIAANHHGLEDLQRMVHQYGLDMVIAYAGHIQAAAARKTRLTLSGIPSGRYQFTDHLDDGSPLCVVIDLDEETATIDFTGTGPVLPGNLNANRAIVTAAVMYCLRCLLNEDIPLNQGVLEPVTIILPECFLNPPRRETPRQCAAVAGGNVETSQRIVDVLLGALGMAAASQGTMNNLTFGDATFGYYETICGGAGATPKANGASAVHTHMTNTRLTDAEVFELRFPARIRRFAIRRGSGGAGKHRGGDGIIREIEFLKPLDLSLLTQRRGPYAPYGLKQGEPGACGQNYLRRANRPDEPLPNTISVQVSAGDVLILESPGGGGWGLKPE
- the purE gene encoding 5-(carboxyamino)imidazole ribonucleotide mutase encodes the protein MSQANQPLVGVIMGSKSDWETMQNACDILESFDVPYEKRVVSAHRTPAWMNEYATTAESRGIKIIIAGAGGAAHLPGMVASQTTLPVLGVPVKSRALSGLDSLLSIVQMPGGIPVGTLAIGDAGAKNAGLLAVRILATTDSELQKKLAQFQQEQTDKVLEDSQL
- a CDS encoding NAD(P)-dependent alcohol dehydrogenase; the encoded protein is MATAEVEPQVKTGTMQAAILEAYGGEEYLKIDSVDRPKITADDVLIRVHAASVNPIDWKIRQGMLKWVLPEQLPAILGFDVAGEIVEVGYSAKQQGWNVGDEVMAFSNHIMGGGYAEFLSVDAKFVAKKPNSMSFEEAACIPLAGTTAWKALVKLGKLHAGDDVLINGASGGVGTYAVQIAKALGANVTAVCSADNHGLVEDLGADHVIDYHATDFTRIGRSFDIVFDAVSKSSFLECRRIMKPVGHYIATLPSVERVGFSMLSKLQKQSCHMVLARPDGDILKSLAAMANEGKLRTILDTVFPLSEVAAAHRKSEGGHVVGKLALHVIRDMPHDEQPSE